The Setaria viridis chromosome 9, Setaria_viridis_v4.0, whole genome shotgun sequence sequence cccgccgccggctgaaccgccaccaccgtcggacctgccgtcgccggcctcctcctcctcctctaagGCTGATGGCCATTAGAGCCCCTGAAACCTGGACCCCTAACCTTAAGTACTGCCGGCCTCAACCACTGCCCACGTCCGGCGGCGACCTCACCACCGAGCCGCCTTGCCCACCTCCTGCCCCACCGGCGAGCTGCCTCCTTCCCTAACCTGCTCCGGCGGTGGTGCGACGAGCGACGAGAGAGATGAGAGGAGGTGAAAGAGGGCGAAGGTGATCGTGCAGCCCACAGGGCCGCACGAATCTTAAAGATTGGAAGATTCAACCTCTTCCTACCTTCCGGAAGATGATAGGTTTTCCATATCGCTCATCAGAGTTCTCTGATGTAAATTTTAAATCTGTCCATTCCTATCCgcttttctttttattactctttgtttgttgtttctCTCAAGTGATAGAGGAAGTCTATGATGAATTTTTTAAAGTCATCTCACTCCTTCCCTATGGCTCGTATTTCATGATAAGTGGTGGAAGAAAAGATCTTTTCCAATTTATTTGTTCAattctgaaaaaagaaaaggaagaaagggaTTTATGGGGACTGCCCCCTGTATCTCTTAGTGTATATTGTAAGAATAATCAAACTATTCCTTACAACACTCTGACACATTTACGTCCTCACAAATAATGATCGTTGTAGTCATAACCGTAGAATAGATCCTAATTAAAATGCATACATATTTGGTTCATACACAATTGGCACGGTAAGAGGAGATATATTTTTCAGATTAGAGAGGGGCTATCTAAAGTAAAGGCTCGCGATAACCGTAGAATAGATCCTAATTGAAATGCATACACATTTGGTTCATACATAATTGGCACGGTAAGAAGAGATGTATTTTACAGATTAGAGAGGGGCTATCTAAAGTAAAGGCTCGCGATAACCGTAGAATAGATCCTAATTAAAATGCATACACATTTGGTTCATACACAATTGGCACGGTAAGAAGAGATGTATTTTACAGATGAGAGAGGGGCTATCTAAAGTAAAGGCTCGCGATAACCTAGAATAGATCCTAATTGAAATGCATACACATTTGGTTCATACACAATTGGCACGGTAAGAAGAGATGTATTTTACAGATGAGAGAGGGGCTATCTAAAGTAAAGGCTAGCGATAACCTAGAATAGATCCTAATTGAAATGCATACACATTTGATTCATACACAATTGACACGGTAAGAAGAGATGTATTTTACATATTAGAGAGGGGCTAACTAAGGTAAAGGCTAAGTACTAACTGCCCACCATCATGAACTTTCTCCGTTTGATCTACCCTGTTACACACCCTCACGTCGCGAGCGCCAGGCCCGATCCTCTGTGGCCACCGGCCCACATAGCACGAAGCGTCTAGCGACGCGCGCGCTGGGATTCGGTGAACCGGTGGGCGCGCGGCCTGGTCTCCCTCTTCTTTCCCGCCCGTTCGGCAACTCAACTCGAGGTCTCCGATAGTGCGGCCGCTCGTCGACCTCGCCATCCCTTGGTATCACATCGTCGCCCCGGCCCGCCCGAACAATTTCTATGGCCGGCGTCGGTGCTGCCTCCCTCTCGTGGCCGATCGCCATGCCGTCGGCTCACGGCGGGATTATTATCTCGGCGACGCCCGCTGCTACCCGTCGGCTCCGCCGGTCGCCAGGGCCAGCCTCTCGTGCGCGCGCCGCGCTTCTCACGTGTTCCCGTCACTCGCCGCACGCCCAACGCCAACGGCATGCCGGGCCGCTGACAAAATGCGTGACGCACGCCGTGGCAAGCGCACCGGAGCCCAAACGGTCCCCGTACGTTGGCACGCTCGTGTGTGGTCCTCGTTTGCGAAGGGATTGCACATTTAGCCCAAAATGTCGTTTAGACGCCAAGGGAAAGAGAGGCCTTTTGGCTTTGGCACCGCGCTAGGATTTGGAACGGATAGGTGGACCCCGGAGTCCAACCGCCTCCACTGCCTGGTCCGCGCGGCGACCCCGCGACCCATGCCGTCATCACATATGACATCGACCCCGGCCGATCTTCTGTGGCCAGTCCCGTGCTGCGCGCACCGCCTTATtcccttataaaaaaaaactcgcGTATTCGCTGTGGCAAAACCTGTGTGACGCAAGCCGTGACACCGAGGCGACCGAACGAACCCTCCCGTACGTTCGTGCTCCGGTGCTCGGTTGGCGACGCGTTTCCTCGCGAGCTTTACCTGGAAGACTGAAAGAGTTTGCACTTTGCAGCCGAGATCTCACAACGTGTGACATCATCGCTCCCACACCAACACTGTACCTTCTGGAACCTCCTCAAGCCCTCATCCCTCTCGATCCCTCCGTCTCCTATAAAGCTGGGCCCTCCTCAACCCATACACCTCCACACAAACATCATCTATCCGCCACCGATCACTCCCTGCACGCTCACAACCTCATCACACAGAGAGAAGAgagatcaagaagaagaagaagaagccatgGCGGGCGAGAAGAAGGGCCTGCAGCTGCTGGACTTCTGGGTGAGCCCGTTCGGGCAGCGGTGCCGCATCGCGCTGGCCGAGAAGGGCCTCCCCTACGAGTACCTGGAACAGGACCTGAGCAACAAGagcgagctcctcctccgctccaaccccatccacaagAAGATCCCCGTGCTCCTCCACGACGGCCGCCCCGTCTGCGAGTCCCTCATCATCGTCCAGTACATCGACGAGGCGTTCCCGGGGCAGGGCGCGCCGCTGCTCCCCGCCGACCCCTACGCGCGCGCGCAGGCCAGGTTCTGGGCCGACTACGTGGACAAGAAGGTCTACGACTGCGGGTCCCGGCTGTGGAAGCTCAAGGGCGAGGCCCAGCAGCAGGCGAGGAAGGAGATGGTCGAGATCCTCAAGACGCTGGAGG is a genomic window containing:
- the LOC117838688 gene encoding probable glutathione S-transferase GSTU1, coding for MAGEKKGLQLLDFWVSPFGQRCRIALAEKGLPYEYLEQDLSNKSELLLRSNPIHKKIPVLLHDGRPVCESLIIVQYIDEAFPGQGAPLLPADPYARAQARFWADYVDKKVYDCGSRLWKLKGEAQQQARKEMVEILKTLEGALGDGKFFGGEAFGFLDVAFVPFTAWFLTYERYGEFSVEEECPRLAAWAKRCAERESVAKNLYPPEKVYEFVGGMKKRLGIE